From the Micromonospora echinofusca genome, the window CCACCTGGACCTGACCGGATGGGCGCAGCTGGTGCTCGTACTGCCCGCCACGGCCAACACCCTGGCCAAGGCGGCGGCGGGGATGGCCGACAACCTGGTCACCGCGTGCGTGCTGGCCTCCGCCGCGCCCGTGGTGTTCGTCCCCGCGATGAACGTACGGATGTGGGAGAAGCCCGCCGTCCAGCGCAACGTGGCGCAGCTGCGCGCGGACGGGCACGGCGTCGTACCGCCCTCGCGGGTCCTCGCGCTCAGCTCCGGCACGGCCACGGGCATCGGGGTGCCCGGCATCGAGACCGTGCTGGAGTGGACGGTGGCCCACCTGGCCTCGGCGGCCTCCGATGCCTGACGCGATCGACCGGGAGGCGCGGGCGACGCGGTGGGTGGCGGGGCTGATGGCGCTGCTGGGCGTCGGCCTGGCGGGCTGGGTGGCGGCGCCGATCGCGCGGCAGCGGCTGGCTCCGCCCCCGCCGATCGCGTCGTTCGGGGTGCCCGAGGCGGCGGCCGGCTGCGATCCGGAGCTGACGGACCCGGTGTCGGGCAAGGGCGTCCACGTCGGGCGGGGCGCCCGCGTCGCCTACCTCACCGTGCCGCCGTCGTCGGGGCCGCACTACGAACTGCCCGCGCCGCTGCGCCGGTTCTACCTGGCCGGCGACCGGCCCCCGGTGGAGGTGCTGGTGCACAACCTGGAGCACGGCTACACGGTGGTGTGGTACTCCGCCGACCTGCCGGTGCCCCAGGTGGAGGCCCTGCGCGGCCTGGCCGCCCGGCTCGGCGCCGACGAGCGGACCGCCAAGTTCGTCGCCGCGCCGTGGGACGCCTCCTACGGCCGGTTCCCGCCGGGGCGCCGCGTCGGCATCAGCCGCTGGGGCGCCACCGCCGGCTACCGCCTGCTGTGCGGGTCGGTCAGCGGCGCCGTCATCGAGCGCT encodes:
- a CDS encoding flavoprotein, which codes for MSVTLPFERVLVAACGSSGAMSLPQSLLAMRHALHLEVRVVMTGAAATFVTPTALAAITGHPVTVEEAQGQPGVPHLDLTGWAQLVLVLPATANTLAKAAAGMADNLVTACVLASAAPVVFVPAMNVRMWEKPAVQRNVAQLRADGHGVVPPSRVLALSSGTATGIGVPGIETVLEWTVAHLASAASDA
- a CDS encoding DUF3105 domain-containing protein; translation: MPDAIDREARATRWVAGLMALLGVGLAGWVAAPIARQRLAPPPPIASFGVPEAAAGCDPELTDPVSGKGVHVGRGARVAYLTVPPSSGPHYELPAPLRRFYLAGDRPPVEVLVHNLEHGYTVVWYSADLPVPQVEALRGLAARLGADERTAKFVAAPWDASYGRFPPGRRVGISRWGATAGYRLLCGSVSGAVIERFLAAHPATDSPEPEGA